The sequence CATCCCCAAACAAACCCACCCTATGTGCTAAGTGACATTCCTTTATAAAACCAGATTTTCTAAaccaaacattaaaaaacttggtttgACTCAACCTTTCAATTAACCGAGTTAGTATAATCCTAAAACTTGGTTAAACTTTGAACAAATGGGCCCATAAAATTAAATGTAAACTTTGGTAATTTTATCTCAACCTCTCAATTAAATGAGTGAGAATAGCACCAGTGGCTTGGTAGTTGATACATTGTATTTGTAAActgaaaaatcattaaatatTCCCAAAATACAGCGAAATAATATTTCCTTCTCTTGCATGAATTTAATTAGCAACATCTATAATTACGTGAGCGGGAAAATACTATGTCACTATAGTTCCTAATTACTGGATGATTACTATTGTAATCCTAAGTGAGAGATCTCCTGTGGTGCATTTATGATATTGTGCTGGCTTATTAACTAAGTTCGGATCCAGGTATCATGATACCTGGATCAGTTGGCTTGCTGGAGGGTCCAATGGTGTTCCAAAGTGTAGTCCTTAAACTCTTCATGTCcttactctttttctcttcaaCCATCACCACTGCCATTGCTACCTTGCCAAAACAACAAGAGCTAGATCGAATTTCAGCACTGCCTGGACAACCACCAGTcacattttctcaattttctggCTATGTTACGGTCAACGAGCAACATGGACGAGCTCTCTTCTACTGGTTGACTGAAGCCACTTCTTTCCCTGAAAAGAAACCTCTTGTTCTTTGGCTCAATGGAGGTTAGTTTAgcatttttctcactttcttttaatttccaCCGACTACTATTCTTTTGTAATTCTAGGGTGATAGGATAATAACAATTATCAATGAAAAGGGAAGGTCATAACCTCATAGGTGCTTCAATATATTTGTGAAAAGGTTGTACACAACTACAGaaactcataaataaatttttttttaagtagaaagGTTATATGGTTATACGTATTTTGTTATCCTTCatgggaaaaattaatggatGCTATAAGGgaattagttttgaaaaaattttagaaacttttttgaggaaaagaaaaatataactaatttttttgacagGCTTTTATATTACCTATAAAAGTggtataaaatttttcttaaatggtttattaacaatttttttaagggaattCGTTAACAAAACACATCTTTCGTTACTCTTGTATCTGTACTAAAATTATGCTACTTAACAAATCATCACTACTCTATTTTGTACCTACCACATGGCTTAACTTCACAAAAGATTGACCCGAATCatctaattaataattatgcATTGCATAATTGTGCAGGGCCAGGTGCTTCATCAGTGGCATTTGGAGCATCGGAGGAAATCGGGCCATTTAGGATTAATAGTACCGGTTCATCTCTTTATCTCAATGAGTATTCATGGAATAGAGGTAACAACCactattcaaaataattaatatttagcAAGTTGGTAAGCCATTATCTTTGCTAATTTGTGGCTAAAATTTatcatgtttttactttttgtgcTCACAGAAGCGaatcttttatttcttgaaTCGCCTGCTGGTGTTGGCTTCTCGTACACAAATACAAGCTCCAATCTTAAAGATCCCGGAGATAAACGGACTGGTAAtagattttgatgattttttattattatttaatttccaTAAAATTATGTTGTAAGTGAATCCTACACGTTACCAATTTTGTGACACAGCTGAGGATGCTCTAGTATTTCTAATTAGATGGATGTCAAGATTTCCACAATACAGACATCGAGAATTCTACATTGCTGGGGAGAGCTATgctggtatatatatatgcaacaaataactaataacttattattacataattatGAGTAATTCTAAATAATCTTAAGCTAatgttttcattctttttatagGGCATTATATTCCCCAGTTGGCAGAGAAAATTGTCGAATATAATAAGGCACTCTTGCAACCCGCCTTCAACTTTAAAGGATTTATAGTAAGCAATACATAATTGACACAAATTTGAACGCCAAGTTTGATCataactctaattaaaaaatttcaatcaaattatGCAGGTGGGGAATCCAGTATTTGATAATTACTATGACAAAATTGGAGTTATAACATATTACTGGACCCACTCAATGATATCTGATAGAATCTACCATGATATTCTCAACGAATGCAATTTCAAGGAGGTAAATCAATCATCGGTATGTAATGGTAAACAGACATATGCCGAGAAATATGAGCTTGGATTCGTAGATCAATACAGTATTTATACAACACCTTGCGTCACATTGATTAATGATACTTGGGCTCCTCCAAGGCTCAGAAATACTCTATTGCATCCAAGGGTTTCTGGGTACGATCCCTGTACTCGGAATTATGCAGAGAAGTATTATAATCTACCGGAAGTGCAAAAGGCAATGCATGCAAATGTTACCGGAATTCTTCACAAGTGGATTGCTCACAGGTTTTCTATTTAACGACTCGATACTTTTTGtttaagtatttattttttaataatttgataattgggaGAGAGTGATTTGAACCTAGATATCTTCATTAGAGGCATTAATGAAAATGTGAGTTGAGCCATAAGGTTAttaactttgtttatttttaaaattgaaaacagaaACCTAAGTGTTTGATGAATGCATCTAATGCTTATATATACTTTTCTATTGTGCAGTGCTGATATCCAGAACAATTGGACAGATTCTGAATTTTCTATGTTGCCGACATACAAGAAGTTGTTTGCAGCTGATCTAAGAATCTGGGTTTTCAGGTAAAAGTTTTTAAATTCTAGGGAtagaaatttttgtaattaaagtaaaatatgGATTTTATATTAACATCACTTATATTAACACACATTACGATATTTGTGCCCTAAACTTTGAACTTTTTATAAATggatatgaataaataaattatatatcgCAATGCATGAGAAACGATAAAACTCGGCAAAAATTTCACCATTGTCtcactttttttctcctccttgaaaactaGAGTAGAAATATGATTTCCCCATGGTATTTTGGGTAGTGTAAGTTGTGTTCCTTGGAAGTAGAAGGGAAAGGCAAGTTGTTCGTTGTCTACTAGTCCACGTGTTTGAGGTTCTATTGGGGAGCTTCTCCATCATAATTTGGTACAATATAGTGCAATCTCAATGAAGaattttcttgggttttgtGCACTAAATTGCCACAGATCAATACTTGTACCTGGGTACTTGCTGTCAGAGTCACTGGGTAAACATTGCTTTAGCATCACGTTGTAAGTAATTTTTGGCCGGTGACTTGGATTGGGCTACATACAACTACAAGTGACAAGACAATATTAAGACACtacaacaataaacaaaaaaaaggtcgtttggtaatattattctaataacattatttgtattttttgaaaataaatgtgAATGAAAAGTGTATAGAAAtacgtataatgttgtttaaatattgaaaattattGCTCAAAACACCCTACCAAACAGCTCCTATGTTTCTATTTAAGactgaaaaaatgaaaaatttattagttttttgacggttttttaatttcctaggaaatgttattaaaaataaataattaatgtgtgtcgtaaaaatatacattaatcGACCCATTTAAGAAAACCTGTATGAATAAAATTTGGATACAACCcatcaaagaagaagaacaacTCTCTAACCTTCTCTTTGATTCATTAACATGCGCACTGTAAAACTATTTGTATTAGGTTATGGCCCATTAAATCATCTTCCCTGACCTGATATTTGATACATTTTCCGCACAAAAAGAGGCACTCTACTCGTACTTTTAGGCCTCTATGGCTCTGAGCAATTGAAAGTCATTGATAGTCTGAACAATATCCTTAACATTccaattaatgaaaatttaacaTTAGAAAACAatctaagattacaaaaattttcacacatTCATATGAAAATGACAGACAGTCAATTACAATTTATCATGTAGaataattattgtaaaaattatgattttttatgtgGTACTAGAATTACTCTAATATTAGTGTTGGTAGTTCCTTCAATATAGATTTCATCTCTTGATTTGAAAGGCCATAAACTTGGGCTTGCCTAGCCATCTTCCTAGCTTGTACACTTCTTGTTGTACCAAACTTCAAATTTATAGCCAGAGTCCTTTAGctacaatttatattttgaacaacTTAAGATTGAATGATTTATCGTAATTACGAGAGAAATTGGTTATCTGTTATCACTCTGTAGTCTATATTCTATATGCGGCTCttgcatgcaatttttttttcttttttctttatttataaaatcttgCATGCATATTATGATCCATTGTGTTTGCCTCCCATGCATTATTGATAACTTACTGTTTATAGCCTAAAGCTTTTGTTTATAAACATACTCAATTCCATATCGAAACAAGCATATAGC is a genomic window of Quercus lobata isolate SW786 chromosome 2, ValleyOak3.0 Primary Assembly, whole genome shotgun sequence containing:
- the LOC115957744 gene encoding serine carboxypeptidase 24-like gives rise to the protein MSLLFFSSTITTAIATLPKQQELDRISALPGQPPVTFSQFSGYVTVNEQHGRALFYWLTEATSFPEKKPLVLWLNGGPGASSVAFGASEEIGPFRINSTGSSLYLNEYSWNREANLLFLESPAGVGFSYTNTSSNLKDPGDKRTAEDALVFLIRWMSRFPQYRHREFYIAGESYAGHYIPQLAEKIVEYNKALLQPAFNFKGFIVGNPVFDNYYDKIGVITYYWTHSMISDRIYHDILNECNFKEVNQSSVCNGKQTYAEKYELGFVDQYSIYTTPCVTLINDTWAPPRLRNTLLHPRVSGYDPCTRNYAEKYYNLPEVQKAMHANVTGILHKWIAHSADIQNNWTDSEFSMLPTYKKLFAADLRIWVFSGDTDSVVPVISTRLALNHLNLTDKTKWYPWYADDQVGGWTEVYDQLTFATVRGAGHEVPLFQPKRAFILFKSFLAGKELPHS